A genomic window from Prunus persica cultivar Lovell chromosome G2, Prunus_persica_NCBIv2, whole genome shotgun sequence includes:
- the LOC109947162 gene encoding G-type lectin S-receptor-like serine/threonine-protein kinase SD2-2 translates to MATTMLPISRLLLLLLLLLLQTLLLITTIEEPIEEFSAENETQFFNRPQVSNFPIASNPTPNSLTESSLLASLQYPILGKSKVVVFGNSTLSSANKTFSLGFISTNGDKPNWYLGIRYASIPVPTCVWVANRERPIKNLTFSSLEISGSGRLVVKDPGNSIVWSSTNTEIGVDVQLLDSGNLVLLTQGGTVAWQSFDYPTDTWLPGMNLTSERALTSWRSYRDPSPGSYSLRLRPPNYGEFELLFNGTVVYWRTGNWTGNGFINVPEMLVPYIYKFHFIDPFKPTASFGFTEESLDNGLDPPLTRFQMDVSGQLRQFTWATQSWNMFWSQPENKCRVFGLCGAFGVCSGEALRPCECLAGFNPVDEPSWNYGDYSGGCHWMAEDGESCDERGDGFDKVGVVSYEGSYFKSYRTTLDDCQSTCLEICSCIGVNYDGNSTVCKVYYGSLSNLKNLSSDGAAGEVFYLKVQKKLKVEIKKQLNPVVLSASIVGSVAGLGFVVVLVMVLIWRREKKKKEIKEGVVQLQQASNLKVFSYKELHTATRGFSDKLGHGGFGAVFHGELSDSTVVAVKRLDRPGGGEKEFQAEVCTIGNIQHVNLVRLRGFCSENSHRLLVYEYMPNGALSAYLRREGPNLSWDVRFRLAVGMARGIAYLHEACRDCILHCDIKPENILLDSDYTAKVSDFGLAKLLGRDFSRVLATMRGTWGYVAPEWISGVAITTKADVYSYGMTLIELLGGRRNVEARRSEGGREGGGEKTDSWFFPPWAAQQIIEGNVRAVLDDRLGCTYSIEQAERVALVAVWCIQDSEAMRPTMGMVVKMLEGVVEVTVPPAPKLLQALVSGESFCGIKADSGIGLSNGSDFSGYNTRLSSCGSESSLGNGSSLVNEIEHDNQRSSVAFTDQG, encoded by the coding sequence ATGGCCACTACCATGTTGCCCATttctcgtcttcttcttcttcttcttcttcttctgcttcaaACCCTTCTTCTGATAACCACAATTGAAGAACCCATTGAAGAATTTTCAGCCGAAAACGAAACCCAGTTCTTTAACAGGCCCCAAGTTTCCAACTTTCCCATTGCTTCAAATCCCACTCCAAACTCGCTCACAGAGTCTTCCTTACTCGCATCGCTTCAATACCCAATACTGGGAAAAAGCAAAGTTGTGGTATTTGGGAACTCGACTCTCTCAAGCGCGAACAAGACCTTCTCTCTCGGCTTCATCTCCACCAATGGCGATAAACCCAACTGGTACTTGGGCATTCGGTACGCTTCGATTCCAGTCCCGACCTGCGTCTGGGTCGCAAACCGAGAGAGACCCATCAAGAATCTCACTTTCTCAAGCTTAGAAATCTCCGGGTCGGGTCGACTGGTGGTCAAGGACCCGGGTAATTCGATCGTGTGGTCGAGCACGAACACGGAGATTGGTGTTGACGTTCAGCTTTTGGACAGTGGCAATCTGGTTTTGCTCACCCAAGGAGGCACGGTCGCGTGGCAGAGCTTCGATTACCCGACTGACACGTGGCTTCCCGGCATGAACTTGACGAGCGAGCGAGCGTTGACGAGTTGGCGAAGCTACAGAGACCCCTCGCCGGGTTCGTATTCTCTGCGGCTGAGACCACCGAACTACGGTGAGTTTGAGCTGCTTTTCAATGGCACTGTAGTTTACTGGAGAACTGGGAATTGGACCGGTAACGGGTTCATAAATGTGCCTGAGATGTTGGTGCCTTACATCTATAAGTTCCATTTTATCGACCCGTTTAAGCCAACGGCGTCGTTCGGGTTCACCGAGGAGTCGTTGGATAACGGGTTGGACCCGCCGCTGACCCGGTTCCAGATGGACGTTTCGGGTCAGCTCCGGCAGTTCACTTGGGCAACCCAGAGCTGGAACATGTTCTGGTCTCAGCCTGAGAACAAGTGCAGAGTGTTTGGCCTGTGTGGGGCTTTTGGGGTTTGCAGTGGTGAAGCACTTAGGCCCTGTGAATGCCTCGCCGGTTTTAATCCTGTGGATGAGCCTAGTTGGAACTATGGGGACTACTCTGGTGGCTGCCACTGGATGGCTGAAGATGGTGAGTCTTGTGATGAGAGGGGTGATGGGTTTGACAAAGTTGGTGTTGTGAGCTATGAAGGTTCTTACTTTAAGTCATATAGAACTACTTTGGATGATTGCCAAAGCACATGCTTGGAAATTTGTTCTTGCATAGGGGTCAACTACGATGGCAATAGTACCGTGTGTAAAGTTTATTATGGGTCTCTCTCGAATTTGAAGAATTTGAGCTCTGATGGTGCGGCCGGTGAGGTCTTCTATTTAAAGGTACAGAAAAAGTTGAAGGTTGAGATCAAGAAGCAGTTGAATCCTGTAGTTTTGAGTGCTAGCATTGTTGGGTCGGTTGCGGGTTTGGGGTTTGTGGTGGTGCTGGTGATGGTTTTGATttggagaagagagaagaagaagaaggaaataaaAGAAGGGGTTGTTCAACTTCAGCAGGCCTCAAATTTGAAGGTGTTTTCTTATAAAGAACTTCACACTGCAACACGGGGTTTTTCAGACAAACTTGGGCATGGTGGCTTTGGAGCAGTTTTCCATGGGGAGTTATCAGATTCTACTGTTGTTGCTGTGAAACGCTTGGACAGGCCAGGTGGTGGAGAGAAAGAATTCCAAGCCGAAGTTTGCACCATTGGGAACATTCAACATGTCAATCTTGTGAGACTTAGAGGTTTCTGCTCAGAAAATTCTCATAGACTTTTAGTTTATGAATACATGCCAAATGGTGCTCTCAGTGCGTATCTACGTCGAGAGGGTCCAAATTTGAGTTGGGATGTTAGGTTTCGTCTAGCAGTTGGTATGGCAAGAGGCATTGCATATTTACATGAGGCGTGTAGAGATTGCATACTCCATTGTGATATCAAACCTGAAAACATTTTGCTTGATAGTGATTACACCGCGAAGGTGTCAGATTTTGGGTTAGCAAAATTACTTGGCCGGGACTTTAGTCGGGTATTAGCCACAATGAGGGGTACCTGGGGCTATGTGGCGCCAGAGTGGATATCTGGTGTGGCAATCACCACAAAAGCCGATGTTTACAGCTACGGAATGACATTGATAGAATTACTTGGGGGGCGCAGAAATGTGGAGGCACGCCGATCTGAAGGTGGCAGAGAGGGTGGAGGTGAAAAAACCGACAGTTGGTTCTTTCCTCCCTGGGCAGCACAGCAGATAATTGAGGGCAATGTGAGGGCAGTACTTGATGATAGGCTCGGCTGCACATATAGTATTGAGCAGGCAGAGCGTGTTGCATTGGTGGCAGTGTGGTGTATACAAGATTCTGAGGCAATGAGGCCTACAATGGGCATGGTAGTAAAGATGTTGGAAGGGGTGGTGGAAGTGACTGTTCCTCCAGCTCCCAAATTGTTGCAAGCACTGGTTTCAGGGGAGTCTTTTTGTGGGATAAAGGCTGATTCTGGAATTGGGTTGTCTAATGGCAGCGACTTCTCCGGTTATAACACGAGATTATCTAGTTGTGGTTCAGAATCGTCTCTTGGTAATGGCTCCTCCCTAGTGAATGAGATTGAGCACGATAACCAGAGAAGTTCAGTGGCATTTACTGACCAAGGCTAA
- the LOC18786143 gene encoding probable E3 ubiquitin-protein ligase RHB1A, whose product MGGCCCSSRKAHMQLHGAPVYFYCPPVLEEQESLRSHDVAASALSAGLLVHWDLEASTPDTYRPPPPPLPYDMVFGCSRSTDSDSVRETISCSSFDTSATCGDLGESDCKVQENSLNTSPKKLELSKSNEPHVLAKEDEDVCPICLEDYETENPKFITKCEHHYHLCCILEWMERSDACPICDQELGIDHSFSL is encoded by the exons ATGGGAGGTTGTTGTTGTTCTTCCAGAAAAGCTCATATGCAACTGCACGGAGCACCTGTGTATTTCTAT TGTCCACCAGTTTTGGAAGAGCAAGAGTCCTTAAGATCTCATGATGTCGCAGCCTCTGCACTCAGTGCAGGACTCCTGGTTCATTGGGATCTGGAAGCATCAACACCAGACACTTACAGACCCCCTCCTCCACCTTTGCCATATGATATGGTCTTTGGATGTTCACGATCAACAGATTCTGATTCTGTCAGGGAAACAATCAGTTGCAGTAGTTTTGATACATCAGCTACTTGTGGAGATCTTGGGGAATCAGACTGCAAAGTTCAAGAAAATTCTTTGAATACCTCACCAAAGAAGTTAGaactttcaaaatcaaatgaacCTCATGTTTTAGCAAAAGAAGACGAGGATGTCTGCCCCATTTGTCTTGAAG ACTATGAAACAGAGAATCCAAAATTTATCACAAAATGCGAGCACCACTATCACCTCTGTTGTATTCTTGAGTGGATGGAAAGAAGTGATGCCTGTCCTATATGTGATCAG GAACTGGGGATTGACCATAGCTTTAGTTTGTAG